The DNA segment aggagtCCCTGGAGGCTAGAGACAGCAAAacagtcacttcctgtccaaccggaagtttgcaaacaggcagtttctggcctctggaggacctccaggggtgggtgggaaaggccattttcaccctccccaggctcatagagaggctctggagccaggtgagagagaaaaaccgaCTTTACGGGCCATCGTGTACCAggagcaggggggagggggggtcgtgtgcgcatgcgcaggggcggaatgcatagaattatgggtgtgggcatgcacgcatgcgaccccacccccaccccccgcctcctggcacgcgatggcaaaatggttagccatcactgtcataaGAGTATTGTAGGAAATGGCATATGAAAATTGTGTATATGAAAATGAACGCTGGAATAAAGTAGTCTTCTTGCTCAGTCTTGCTAACTTATTCTGAATTCAGTCTTTATGTTTCTTCTGAGAAAAATATGTTAGTGATATccccaaaatataaatattatacctTTTTCtccttattagatttttttaatggaaaaaatgaaaattgtaGTGGGTCTGACTTTATTCTCTACTACCATAAAACTCTGAATGGGGCAAGGCATAGACTATTAAAAATCTCTTTCCCATAATCTTAAACTGGCATCATAAAAAGTGCATCGTAGGGCAACAATGTTTGAACCAAAGTACCACAAATGGGCTAACGTACAGAAGTGTTCAAGATCTAGGACAAAGGATTCTCAAGGAATTGAAATGTGGCAgactttataaaacattttatgacataaaagtTATCGTAAAACggtttatgacataatacaaaatgtcataaaatatttcctGTTCTGTTGTTTGATTGTGCTACAAACATTTCAACATGGGCTGCTTCCATAGTAGATATATCTCTGAACGTATCCAGAACAATCAAGTTGTCTGAGCTAATTCTGTCTGGAAGAGGCAATTGCTATCTAGTCTTTGGAGCCAAACCATTGGGGGCTTTCTGGGCAACGACCAGCACTTAGAGGATGATTGGAAGCCAGCACAGAGCTTAAAGGACAGGCGTCATCTGTTCACGGCAGCAAATTGTGTCCCAACAGATAGGGAAAAAGCCAAGTTAGGGAAGTCAGCAGTCAATCATCTCGCCCAATCTCTTAGCCAATACTCCCACAAGTGTACATGCAggtacacacaaacacatcaaATAAAGGAtgctgtaatttatttttttaggcTAGAAGAGAGAAAATATTTCTTGGCACAGATAGCCTCGTCTCACAAGGTGGGTCAGCAGCTGCAGATGATTCCTGTGGAAGAAGCTTGCCAGAAGATGGAATGAAGAGATCCCAGTccattaaagaacaaagcaaaagtCAACATATGGGTGTGTGTTATAAATGATAAAAGAGGGGTGTTTCATAGGGAGAAGAATTACTTATTCAAGAACCATCATTCTGATGTATAGCTGTATTGAGTGTTTCTTGCATGAGTTGCATAATTAAGAGATGAGGCCTTGTGATATACTGTAGGAAGTAAAATGCATGCCCAGCTGTCACAAATCTACACCTGGACTTCTGTCCTATCTTTGTCCTTCCTGTGTCCTTCAATTTCTTTGCATATTAAAATCTGTTCCACAGATACACATTGGCAGGCATTCCAGCATAATTCTTGAGATGGGCATGGAAAGGGTTGCGCTTGGATAGAGTGACAGGTGGGTTATACCAGCTGACAATTTGAAATTGTTACATTACCAAGCTATCAGTATTGCTGATGAGCTATaagtgcagaatagaatagaatagaatagaatagaaatttttattggccaagtgtgattggacacacaaggaatttgtcttggtgcatatgctctcagtgtacataaaagaaaagatgccttcatcaaggtacaacacttacaacacttcatgataaacATAGggtacacttaatgatacaacacttcatgatagtcataggctacaaataagcaatcaggaaataatcaatttcaatataaatcataaggatacaagcaacaaagttacagtcatacagtcataagcagtggtgggattcaaataatttaacaaccggttctctgccctaataatttcttccaacaaccagtttgccgaactgctcagaaagttaacaatcggttctcccgaagtggtgcgaactggctgaatcccaccactggtcataagtggaaggagatgggtgatgggaatgatgagtagattaatagtagtgcagatttagtaaataatttgacagtgttgaaggaattatttgttatttgcagaaccaaaccaccgGGCAATATTTAGATATTTTTGGTGGGAGTGAGATGAAAGGGCAATAAAATTGTAGCAATTAAACATCCAAATTAGCtgaattaatgggaaaaaaagttatgatgtaacattttaaaaaaaattatctcgaAATATATTTTAAGGCTATTTTGAGATTGAAGTGACGAAAAATAGAGTATTGTAAtttatacttttttctttctttttcttcccccatGCATTCAAGCATTCTAAGTGAAAATAGGagttaattaatattattttaattaatctgAGTGattgaaaatacaaaaaaatctaagctgattaatcattctctccctccacttaaaaataattcaaaatatttagGTGCCATTAAATCACTTAGCAAGCTagaaacagaaagacagacatCATCAGACATTTTGGAAGAACTTCGGATGCAAGGAATAATCAAGACTTCATGTTCAACCACTAAAAGCAGAACTGCAGATGATGCCATGGTAAGCTTTCTTCAAAATTAGCTTGGTATACTTCAGGCTTGAGATGATGTTTTGCATGTAACGTATGAATTACTGCAAAAATGTATCTTTCTTTTAGGTGCAAGAATTGATGTCTTTCTGAAGTTTCCACTTCTTCACAGTTGCTCCTTACATTTGAAATTCTTCCCAAAGCAGCTTTGTGatctaatttttcccttcttcaaaATACAGTTCCTGGAAAGTTTACAGACTTTCAACTCCATGCCAAAAATAGGCAAAAGTACATGTAAGCAAACAGAATAAGTAGGCCTGAATTACTAGCATGCCACAGGCATGGTGGTGTaggggttaagatgctgggcttgtcaaccAGGAGGCTGGCAGTTAAAGACCCTACTATGcatgatgggatgagctcccattcttgTTCCAACTCCTGTctgcctagcagttcaaaagcatgcaattgcaagtagataaataggtaccactttgatggggaggaaacagtgttccatgtggctCGTTGTATAGTCATGCTGTCCACATGACCATGAAAGCATCTTTGGACTACACTGGCTCCCTCAAAAAAcagaatcagacacaactggacaggagaaacctttatctttacctttagtaAGTTCCTCCAGCCTACTTCATGCTGATACTACTAACCATAAATTTCCTATAAATTCATTTCTTGAGACTAGGGATTAGCTGACTAATATGTAGAATGCATGTAGAAGAGAATATTACTTGAACACAAAACACTAAAATCACATTGATTTTAATCACCCTTTGTTGCAACAAACTAGCTTCATAAACCCTAGTCTGAATTTGGTCTATTTCAAATAAGCATACATAGGCAAGATTAACTGTGTGTGCTGGAACTAAACTacacacaaagagaaaaatagaaagtaaACATTCTAAATAGAAAGTAAACATTCTAAATAGAAAGTAAACATTCTAACCTTCTTCTTGAAAACATGCTGAAGAATTAAAAGGGAGTGAATAGTACCAGAGAAAATCTAATTCAGTGGCTTTTTAACGAAATTGATACCTGACTTGCAAAAAGCATGATTAGCTTCTGGTAATTGCTTACACGAATGTACTCAAACATGTAAACGGTCAATCTTACTGATGTTTATTCGGAATCGAATTCTGatatatctatttttaaaatatgcttcaaAAAGGTcaaatgacaacaacaacaacaaatacaaagCCATGATAAAAATGATAATGCTGGTCTGGTTCATTACATGATTAAAAAGAACCTTGTGAAAATGTTCAGCATATTCTAAAATTGCATTTCAAATCATAGGTATTTATGAAAGGCTGCAAAATGATAAAATATGTGTTGCGATCCTCTCAAAGTACATAATTTCATGCTTGCAGGCAATGTCCCAACACAAATATCAAAGGATGGAGCTAGAATAGTAACGTCACACTCCATTATTATTTAACCAGCTACTATATAAGACTTGACCATGCTGGGTAAGTGGAACTAGTGTTGCAGTAAACATACATGTAAACTAATTTGCAATGAATTTTAATTGATATAGCAAGTGCAAGCATCCATAACAATATTTCTGAATCTTTTGCTAAaccacaaatgaaataaaatttcatGATCATATCAGAATTTACAATGCTGTGACAGAAAACAGAGCTATTAATTATCACAGTGCAATTAACAAGCATGATATTGATAATGGGACCAATAAGTTTGTATCTCTATTAAAGCAGTATTCTGtatgttttctattttatctctAAATATTATTCTGTAGTCATTTATAACTCTTCTCCCCAAATTATGATGCATAGAACTGAACTAGAATAGAAACAAACCTTGCAAAATCCTGAGAGAAGTATTTAGTTATGAGGAAGATGTtagtggaaaaaaaacacttaaaataaatacaaaaactgATGTATAAACAAAGATTTATTTATGCAAATAtgaaatgggaagaaaaaaacatttaataatGCAAGTCTGGCTTAGCTAGAACCTTGTTATCTGCTGGAATAAGAAGTTAGACTTTGATGTAGTTTATTGTTCTGCAGACAATCTTATTTTCTGATTAGATTTTGTTAAGAAAAtgcttaataataaaaataacaactcAGAAAAAACTTACAGTAGTTTTGTCCAATAACCGTGGATATTTACCGTGACTTTTGTGGGCTGGTTCAGCAAATCAGAAAATTATTTACCGGTAGTTTTGTCCTCAACTTTTCAATGATCTGTGCTTGAAGTATAAAATGTCTAAATCCAAATGTaaaatacatatttggaaatcaaAGATGAAAATACAGATTTTTCTGTCATGATATTAATTTACTAGGCATTCAAAATGACACTGTTGATCTGTATCAGAATCTCAAATGTTAGCCATAATCACCTTTAGAGTATAATAAATTTTAAACCCAGATGTACATTCACAGTTGTAAAACTACAAATTACAAGCTGAATGAAAAGTAATGCCTCTAATGTTGTAAAATCACCAACAGATGGCAGTATGATGTGCTCCAAGGTGTTGTTCAGCATTTGTTCTTTCATTTCAGTTGTCAGGAAGTTGCTATGAGAAAAATGTCGTGATGCTTTTGTTCATGAAATGGAAATCTGCAGTGAATATTAGTCACTGTGCTTTAAGCAACATGCCATGATTGAATGTTTACTGCTGAAGAGTCTCTCCAATTGAAATTCACCATTAATGCAGATTGTTTATAATGATGATTGTGTTGATGTGAATACCGTGTGTCATTGAGccaaaaaaatgtaaatagaatagaatagaagaatagaattttttattggccaagtgtgattggacacacaaggaaattgtcttggtgcatatgctctcagtgtacataaaagaaaatatatgttttttttttttatttattatttatttatttgtcacaacatcatacaaaaagattatatagtatatacacatataaacatatataggaagaagaaaagaaaaacaataggacaggaacggtaggcacgtttgtgcgcttatgcacgccccttatggtcctcttaggaatggggtgaggtcaatagtagaaagtttttggttaaagctgttaggattatgggaagagaccacagagtcaggtaaagtattccaagcactgatgattctgttgcagaagtcgtattttctgcaatctagattaaagcggtttacattaagtttaaatctattggttgcccttgtattattgcaattaaagctgaagtagtctttgacaggaaggacattacaatagatgattctgtgagttaaacttaggtcttgtcgaaggcgacggagttccaagttttctaagcctaggatttcaagtctggtgggataaggtattttgttgttttcagaggaatggagaactcttcttgtaaaatatttctggacacgttcaattgtattgatgtcagagatgtggtgagggttccaaacaggtgagctgtattctagaattggtctagcaaatgttttatatgctctggttagtagtgtggtgtttttgttcatcaagaatcataaggtacaacacttaatgatagtcataggatacaaataagcaatcaggaaacaaacaatatcaatataaattgtaaggatacaagcaacaaagttacagtcatatagtcaaaagtggaaggagatgggtggtgggaatgatgaaaagattaatagtaatgcagatttagtaaatagtttgacagtgttgaggtatttgtttagcagagtgatagcgtttgggaaaaaactgttcttgtgtctagttgttctggtgtgcagtgctctatagcatcattttgagggttggagttgaaacagtttatgtccaggatgtgaggtgtctgtaaatattttcacagccctctttttgactcgtgcagtatacaggtcctcaatggaaggcaggttggtagcaattgttttttaaacAGAGAAAAACTGATTTGTCTGATTAAGGATAAGTAGTTGACATATAACTGCAACTTAACAGAATTCATTTGAAAAAAGTTTGATAAACTAATTAAATTCAATAGGTAGATTATGGAAAGAGAACTGCTGTCAAGCTTGGCATTTCACAGGAATATGCAGATCGCATTATTGATGTTGCTCAATATCAAAAGGATAGTGCTGCTCTGGGATAGtgataaaaattgaattgaattgaaaaagaTTGTGCAAAATAGGTTCCTTGCATGCCAACAGCAGAAAGGAAACATTCAAGAACTGGAATTTGCCAGCAACTGTCATGCCATCAGAAGTGAGTAATTTCTTCATAGCATTGTGCCAGCCTATGAAACATCATCATTATGACCCCAAAATGAAGCATCAGCCTATGCAACATCATCACAAAAATAAGatgtgaggggggaaaaaatcagaaaacCGAAGCTTCAAGGTTACCATTTTTTGAAATGCAGATTATGTTATTCACATGGACTTCCTAGAACCCAGCAGTGCTATCAGTTCAGACCACTATGCTGTAATAttcaaaatctgaaaaaaaatcaaaatgagccgtgatggcgcagtggttagagtgcagtactgccggctacttttgctgactgccggctgtctgcaatttggcagatcaaatctcaataggctcaaggttgactcagccttccaccttctgaggttggtaaaatgaggccccagattgtttggggcaatatgctgactctgtaaacggcttagagaaggctgtaaacactgtgaagtggaatataagtgttattgctattttaaaataattaagcagAGCTCTGAAGGAAAGGTGAAAGACCTCACACCagtaaccagtaataaaaatttttgaatcctacTACTGCCTCACACCTCTTGAGCTATCCAAGAGGCAATTGCAAAGCTGAATTTTATTTTCTTACACCACCCAATGCTCCATCCAGTTCAATGTCATGCAACTTCCACcttttcccaaaactgaagtaaaGCCTTTATGGGTATCTATTTGATTAACATGAAGAGATGGAAAGGACTACCAGGACCTGGTTGAAGAGACAAAGTAGCAAATAACGTTGATTATGTGGAGAAATAAATAGAGGTAACAAAAGAGGTCATATTAGGAATTATTTTCCTTGTTCATGTATTAAAATATCCCTATTTAAATTAAAGTGATGTAAGTGATGGTATTACTTTTTATTCAGCCTTCATAAATATCACTGAGTAGTTTctattacctgttttatttcccagtgtttttaatttatattttcataatttgtaatttatattttcatataaatatgtAGAGTAGAACAGCCTGTTTTCTTTCAAAATACAATATCCCCTTCATAAATTATCTTGTTATTTCCACAGCTGGTACCTGCAGAAAGGACTCTACAAAAACCACCTGCCAAACTGGAAAAGCTTGaacttaaacagaaaaaaaatcatgctttATCAACGGAAGACTCTGAaaataaggtaaaaaaaaaacacatattaaCCTACCCCACTTTATATTAGCATTTGCATATCTGGTAAATAAGGACACAGTAAATAGCGAAGGCCCTAGACTGTCCTAAACCTCAGCAAATATATCATAGAATGCTGTGAAATACATCCCCAGTTGTGTTTACCAAAGACCATAGAACTGGATGTTCCCAATAGAAAGGTGACTCAGCTCTACTTCTGCATAACACCTG comes from the Ahaetulla prasina isolate Xishuangbanna chromosome 3, ASM2864084v1, whole genome shotgun sequence genome and includes:
- the STMND1 gene encoding stathmin domain-containing protein 1 isoform X1 → MGCTSSQAIIKKPESKDQHHGRETPSQARREKIFLGTDSLVSQGGSAAADDSCGRSLPEDGMKRSQSIKEQSKSQHMGAIKSLSKLETERQTSSDILEELRMQGIIKTSCSTTKSRTADDAMLVPAERTLQKPPAKLEKLELKQKKNHALSTEDSENKTREEQLKKELLTDKSSPIIPPEKGVQIGSSIITTTPSSFQLSPLSVGTETWSEKEELDDNINNGFEDFTMVESDITYNTIDGAF
- the STMND1 gene encoding stathmin domain-containing protein 1 isoform X2, with translation MGCTSSQAIIKKPESKDQHHGRETPSQARREKIFLGTDSLVSQGGSAAADDSCGRSLPEDGMKRSQSIKEQSKSQHMGAIKSLSKLETERQTSSDILEELRMQGIIKTSCSTTKSRTADDAMLVPAERTLQKPPAKLEKLELKQKKNHALSTEDSENKSYFKRAACWED